The Dehalogenimonas sp. THU2 genome has a window encoding:
- a CDS encoding TraR/DksA family transcriptional regulator: MTTKKEASFYGEINTRLKSDHQRLIEQLEALKATAPQEDRREGSPFGKREEEATETADLENRLALEKRVLDQIAEVEHALHKLEKGTFGKCEMCGQTMDPARLTALPYARLCVACKAKQRFT, encoded by the coding sequence ATGACGACCAAAAAAGAAGCGAGCTTCTACGGGGAGATCAACACCCGGCTGAAGAGCGATCATCAACGGCTGATAGAACAGCTCGAAGCGCTGAAAGCGACCGCGCCGCAGGAAGACCGGCGTGAGGGTTCCCCGTTCGGCAAACGGGAGGAAGAAGCCACCGAAACCGCCGACCTGGAAAATCGGCTGGCGCTGGAAAAACGCGTCCTGGATCAGATCGCTGAGGTTGAACATGCCCTGCATAAACTTGAAAAAGGCACCTTCGGCAAATGCGAGATGTGCGGCCAGACGATGGACCCGGCAAGGCTGACGGCGCTGCCCTATGCCAGGCTGTGCGTCGCCTGCAAGGCCAAGCAGAGATTCACCTAG
- the lspA gene encoding signal peptidase II, translating to MFPLVFLTVIALDQLTKHLVRGGMALGESIPAEGFLRLVHIQNTGAAFGILDDARPWLIAVSSIALVIIIWLAISRRIGFLDNIWGRLTLGFIAGGTLGNLIDRAYYGYVTDFLKAGIWPAFNIADASMVIGMTILVFLYLRSEYPRSQ from the coding sequence ATGTTCCCCCTCGTATTCTTAACGGTTATCGCCTTGGACCAGTTGACCAAGCACCTGGTGCGCGGCGGGATGGCGCTTGGAGAGTCGATACCGGCTGAAGGTTTTCTCCGTCTCGTCCATATCCAAAACACCGGCGCCGCATTTGGCATCCTGGATGATGCCCGCCCCTGGCTTATCGCGGTCAGCTCTATCGCTCTCGTGATCATCATCTGGCTTGCGATTTCCCGCCGCATCGGCTTCCTGGATAATATCTGGGGGCGGCTGACGCTCGGGTTTATAGCTGGGGGAACGCTGGGCAATCTGATCGACCGTGCTTATTATGGCTACGTCACTGATTTCCTCAAGGCCGGCATCTGGCCGGCCTTTAATATCGCCGATGCGTCGATGGTGATCGGCATGACCATTCTCGTTTTCCTTTACCTGAGGTCTGAATACCCAAGGAGCCAATAG
- a CDS encoding RluA family pseudouridine synthase, with amino-acid sequence MTKTVELTVGVPGARLDKFIAGQIPELSRVHVRELIDGDKVTVNGKSVKPSHPLKSGDRVEVNIPPPPPSEIIAEDIPLKVLYEDDDLAVIDKPAGLTTHPAPGHASGTLLNALLSRFPELAGEEGDRPGIVHRLDKNTSGLMVVARSRWAQAALSDQFKRREVTKVYLVLVKGRVEPSSGIIEAAIGRHKLNRKKMAVTEDGREARSQFNVVEYYKGYTLLEVRIFTGRTHQIRVHLAAIGYPVVGDETYGVKSESFPRQFVHAHRLSFKQPSTGQALDFTSELPPDLAVPLSSLI; translated from the coding sequence TTGACCAAAACAGTAGAACTGACCGTCGGGGTCCCCGGCGCCCGCCTGGATAAATTCATCGCCGGCCAAATACCAGAACTGTCACGCGTCCACGTCCGGGAGCTTATCGACGGCGATAAGGTCACCGTCAACGGCAAGTCCGTCAAACCATCTCATCCTCTCAAATCGGGCGACCGGGTCGAAGTCAACATCCCGCCCCCGCCACCGAGCGAGATCATCGCGGAGGACATCCCCCTGAAAGTTCTCTACGAGGATGATGACCTGGCGGTCATCGACAAACCGGCCGGGCTGACCACTCATCCGGCGCCGGGACACGCTTCCGGCACCCTTCTGAATGCTTTATTGTCCCGCTTTCCGGAATTGGCTGGGGAAGAAGGCGACCGGCCGGGCATTGTTCACCGCCTGGACAAGAATACCTCGGGACTCATGGTGGTGGCCCGTTCGCGTTGGGCGCAGGCCGCCCTTTCCGATCAATTCAAACGCCGTGAAGTGACCAAAGTCTACCTGGTGCTGGTCAAGGGCAGGGTGGAACCATCCAGCGGCATCATTGAGGCGGCTATCGGCCGCCATAAACTCAACCGTAAAAAAATGGCCGTCACTGAAGACGGGCGCGAGGCACGGAGCCAGTTCAATGTCGTGGAGTACTATAAGGGTTACACTTTGCTTGAAGTCCGTATCTTTACCGGCCGGACTCACCAGATCAGGGTGCACCTGGCGGCTATCGGCTACCCGGTGGTCGGCGACGAGACCTATGGTGTCAAATCGGAGTCCTTCCCCCGGCAGTTCGTCCACGCTCACCGCTTGAGCTTCAAACAACCGTCTACCGGCCAGGCGTTGGATTTCACCTCCGAGTTACCGCCAGATCTGGCCGTCCCGCTTTCCAGCCTCATCTAG
- a CDS encoding RDD family protein, translating into MSERPKGPIALEFAGFWRQAGSLIIDVTVLLSISSFLTPFHWFGFGNLWDITRFIEVPILLSPFAALINPVSIVLSGVYFIAFWIWRGQTLGMMVGGIKVIHIDGTDINLNRSIIRYLGYIISALPLFLGFLWIAFDERSQGWHDKFAETYVVKLPPMPEVSASAPPAGI; encoded by the coding sequence ATGTCAGAACGTCCCAAAGGCCCTATCGCCCTGGAATTCGCCGGTTTCTGGCGGCAAGCTGGTTCCTTAATCATCGACGTCACGGTGTTGCTTTCAATTTCATCCTTTCTCACACCTTTCCATTGGTTCGGGTTTGGGAACTTGTGGGACATTACTCGATTCATCGAAGTCCCTATTTTACTCTCGCCGTTCGCTGCTTTGATCAACCCGGTCTCCATCGTCCTCTCCGGCGTCTATTTCATCGCTTTCTGGATCTGGCGGGGCCAGACATTGGGCATGATGGTTGGGGGGATTAAAGTCATCCATATCGACGGCACCGATATCAATCTAAACCGCAGCATCATACGCTATTTAGGCTACATCATATCAGCCTTGCCATTATTTTTAGGTTTCTTATGGATCGCTTTCGACGAACGGAGTCAAGGCTGGCATGACAAGTTCGCTGAAACCTACGTCGTCAAACTACCGCCGATGCCGGAAGTCAGCGCCAGCGCTCCTCCGGCCGGTATCTGA
- the gltX gene encoding glutamate--tRNA ligase has protein sequence MNNNIRVRYAPSPTGHPHVGNIRTALFNWLFARHEGGKFLVRIEDTDQARYVEGSVEAILGGLRWLGMDWDEGPEKGGDYGPYFQSQRLEKYQAAAEKLIAGGHAYRCYCSSERLEEMRAAQTAAKQPPGYDRHCRDKCEITPEGITPVVRFRVPLKGRTVFNDLIRGEVSFENALLDDFILLKSDGFPTYHLANIVDDHDMRISHVIRGEEWVSSAPRHVLLYQALGYEPPLYAHLPMILGTDRSKLSKRHGAVSIMDYEEQGYLPETMVNFLALLGWSLDDKTEIMDVKQIIDNFSIERISKTGAIFNVEKLDWMNGSYIRALTLDEFTDRARPFLEAGVPESRAFDRDYIKSALALVQERVKKLGEFRDQPEMTRFFFIENLEYEPIELLGKKMTAASTRTALERSLERLEKLGDFTVESMEADLRSLAEELELKPGQLFGSLRVAFTGLIVSPPLFQTMIVLGREQCLKRLREAVSKSWKLPE, from the coding sequence ATGAACAATAATATCCGCGTGCGTTACGCCCCCTCCCCCACCGGCCACCCCCACGTGGGCAATATCCGTACCGCCCTTTTCAACTGGCTGTTCGCCCGTCATGAGGGCGGTAAATTTCTGGTTCGTATTGAGGACACCGATCAAGCCAGATACGTCGAGGGCTCGGTGGAAGCCATCCTCGGCGGACTGCGCTGGCTGGGCATGGATTGGGACGAGGGGCCGGAAAAGGGCGGGGACTACGGGCCATATTTTCAGTCACAGCGTCTGGAAAAGTATCAGGCAGCGGCGGAAAAGCTTATCGCCGGCGGCCATGCCTACCGCTGCTACTGCTCGTCCGAGCGCCTGGAGGAAATGCGGGCTGCGCAGACCGCCGCCAAACAGCCGCCGGGATATGACCGGCACTGTCGCGACAAATGCGAGATTACGCCGGAAGGCATAACCCCGGTAGTACGGTTCAGGGTACCACTGAAGGGAAGAACGGTCTTCAACGACCTCATCCGCGGCGAGGTTTCTTTCGAGAATGCCCTGCTGGATGATTTCATCCTGCTCAAGAGCGATGGCTTCCCCACCTACCACCTGGCCAATATCGTGGACGACCATGACATGCGCATCAGCCATGTCATCCGGGGGGAGGAATGGGTCTCCAGTGCGCCGCGGCATGTGCTGTTGTATCAGGCCCTGGGTTACGAACCGCCTCTCTACGCCCACCTGCCGATGATCCTGGGCACCGACCGCTCCAAATTGTCCAAGCGCCACGGCGCGGTTTCCATCATGGACTACGAGGAACAAGGGTACCTGCCGGAGACCATGGTCAACTTCCTGGCGCTCCTGGGATGGTCGCTCGACGATAAAACCGAGATCATGGACGTCAAGCAGATCATCGATAACTTCTCCATTGAACGCATTTCAAAGACCGGCGCCATTTTCAATGTCGAAAAACTGGATTGGATGAACGGCTCCTATATCCGGGCGCTGACTCTCGATGAGTTCACGGACCGGGCGCGGCCGTTCCTGGAGGCGGGGGTGCCGGAGTCCCGTGCTTTCGACCGGGATTATATCAAGAGTGCGCTGGCGCTGGTGCAGGAGCGGGTGAAAAAACTGGGAGAATTCCGCGATCAGCCGGAGATGACCCGTTTCTTTTTCATAGAAAACCTCGAATATGAACCGATCGAGCTGCTGGGCAAGAAGATGACGGCGGCTTCCACGCGAACGGCGCTGGAGCGTTCGCTTGAGCGACTAGAAAAGCTCGGCGATTTCACCGTCGAGAGTATGGAAGCAGATCTGCGCAGCCTGGCGGAGGAACTGGAACTCAAACCGGGGCAACTCTTCGGTAGCCTGCGCGTAGCCTTCACCGGCTTGATCGTCTCACCGCCGCTCTTCCAGACGATGATCGTGCTGGGACGGGAACAATGCCTCAAACGTTTACGTGAGGCCGTCTCCAAATCCTGGAAGCTGCCGGAGTAG
- a CDS encoding DUF3795 domain-containing protein: MVETAVKRFPTVGACGLDCGLCPRHHTDGSSRCPGCAAKDFGAWGCALQKCCVQGHGLECCAQCPESDGCSALERVIKESARVDSFISYQPVPTNHQLIRELGIVEFARRQDARVSFLEGLLKTHNDGRCKGFYCLAVQLLPLAELQAAVNRLSAELSRTPEVKARAIMLRHSFDELASRNGLTLKLRRAKKEAEL, from the coding sequence ATGGTTGAAACAGCAGTCAAACGTTTCCCGACGGTCGGTGCCTGCGGTCTGGATTGCGGGTTGTGCCCCCGCCACCACACCGACGGCTCTTCGCGCTGCCCCGGCTGCGCGGCTAAAGACTTCGGCGCATGGGGCTGCGCTCTCCAGAAATGCTGCGTCCAGGGTCACGGTCTGGAGTGCTGCGCCCAGTGTCCGGAATCTGACGGCTGCAGTGCGCTGGAACGGGTGATAAAAGAATCGGCCAGAGTGGATTCCTTTATTTCCTACCAGCCGGTGCCGACCAACCACCAGCTCATCCGTGAGTTAGGCATCGTTGAATTCGCCCGGCGGCAGGACGCCCGGGTGAGTTTTCTCGAAGGGCTGCTCAAGACCCACAACGACGGCCGCTGCAAGGGTTTTTATTGCCTGGCGGTGCAACTGCTGCCGCTGGCTGAATTGCAGGCGGCGGTAAACCGCCTGTCCGCGGAGTTGTCCCGGACGCCGGAAGTTAAAGCCCGGGCCATTATGCTGCGTCATTCGTTCGATGAGCTTGCGTCCCGAAATGGTTTAACGCTAAAGTTAAGGCGCGCAAAAAAGGAGGCGGAACTGTAA
- a CDS encoding radical SAM protein, whose amino-acid sequence MLVELPPYVALFESGELERRVERLEARLESCDICPRRCGANRLSHEIGSCNAGKLVAVASVCAHHGEEPALSGSRGSGTIFFGNCNLRCVFCQNAQISQDPERQRPNQVTPSRLANRMLYVQNELNCHNINLVSPSHYVPQIMRAICEAVPRGLTLPIVYNTNAYDELETLAELEDVVSVYLPDLKYADNTVAARLSEAPHYVQTARAAIREMYRQVGELELDDDDIAVRGLIIRHLILPDELAGSEASMKWIASELSTSVPVSIMAQYTPRHRAMEMPILARSITAAEYRRVVNLLDVLGMENGWLQDDSARDFYLPDFSREGHPFERS is encoded by the coding sequence ATTTTGGTTGAACTGCCACCGTATGTTGCATTATTTGAATCGGGAGAACTTGAACGCCGCGTCGAACGGCTGGAAGCCCGGCTGGAAAGCTGCGACATCTGCCCCCGGCGCTGCGGCGCCAACCGCCTGAGTCATGAGATCGGCTCATGCAACGCCGGCAAACTGGTGGCGGTGGCCTCAGTCTGCGCCCACCACGGCGAGGAACCAGCGCTGTCCGGCAGCCGGGGCTCCGGCACCATTTTCTTCGGCAACTGTAATCTGAGGTGCGTCTTTTGTCAGAATGCCCAGATATCCCAGGATCCGGAACGCCAGCGCCCCAACCAGGTTACCCCGTCCCGCCTGGCCAACCGCATGCTTTATGTCCAGAACGAGCTTAACTGCCACAATATCAACCTGGTATCGCCGTCGCACTACGTGCCTCAGATCATGCGCGCAATATGCGAGGCGGTGCCCCGGGGACTCACTCTACCCATCGTCTACAATACCAATGCGTACGACGAACTGGAGACGCTCGCGGAATTGGAAGACGTCGTCAGTGTCTACCTGCCGGATCTGAAATACGCCGATAACACGGTGGCTGCCAGGCTGTCGGAAGCGCCGCATTACGTGCAAACAGCCCGCGCCGCCATCAGGGAGATGTACCGGCAGGTGGGGGAACTGGAACTCGATGATGACGATATCGCCGTCAGGGGGCTGATTATCCGCCACCTGATATTGCCTGATGAGCTGGCCGGCAGTGAGGCTTCCATGAAATGGATCGCCTCAGAGCTTTCGACATCGGTACCGGTGAGCATCATGGCTCAATACACCCCGCGCCACCGGGCGATGGAAATGCCGATACTGGCGCGCAGCATCACCGCGGCGGAGTACCGCCGGGTGGTGAATTTACTGGATGTACTGGGGATGGAGAACGGCTGGCTGCAGGATGACAGCGCCAGGGATTTTTACTTACCGGACTTCAGCCGCGAGGGGCACCCGTTCGAGAGAAGCTAA